A genome region from Procambarus clarkii isolate CNS0578487 chromosome 78, FALCON_Pclarkii_2.0, whole genome shotgun sequence includes the following:
- the LOC138357494 gene encoding adhesive plaque matrix protein-like: MASGKLKLVYQRSKFGLPEVKNSLPEVKNDFLKVKLGNCNEDFPNLEVKSPKPSLTQKYSTSLHLAMYQVAPNMVAMYQVAPNMVAMYQVAPNMVDMYQVAPNMVAMYQVAPNMVDMYQVAPNMVDMYKVAPNMVDMYQVAPNMVAMYQVAPNMVDMYQVAPNMVAMYQVAPNMVDMYQVAPNMLAMYQVAPNMVDMYQVAPNMVAMYQVAPNMVDMYQVAPNMVAMYQVAPNMVDMYQVAPNMVDMYQVAPNMVDMYQVAPNMVAMYQVAPQHGGHVPSGPPTWWPCTTWPPTWWPCTTWPPNMVAMYHMAPQHGDHVPSGPPNIVTMYQVTPNIVNMYQVDPHIVTDCFVVKITYYRSVISITWDHVVLTSGNLRRVYLTLERKVIPPGIKGISEQAETTRAGSLY, translated from the exons ATGGCATCTGGGAAGTTAAAACTGGtttaccagaggtcaaaatttggTTTACCGGAAGTAAAAAATAGTTTACCAGAGGTCAAAAATGACTTCCTGAAAGTTAAACTTGGTAACTGTAATGAGGATTTTCCCAACCTTGAAGTTAAATCTCCGAAGCCATCACTTACCCAGAAG TACAGTACATCACTACATTTGGCCATGTACCAAGTGGCCCCCAACATGGTGGCCATGTACCAAGTGGCCCCCAACATGGTGGCCATGTACCAAGTGGCCCCCAACATGGTGGACATGTACCAAGTGGCCCCCAACATGGTGGCCATGTACCAAGTGGCCCCCAACATGGTGGACATGTACCAAGTGGCCCCCAACATGGTGGACATGTACAAAGTGGCCCCCAACATGGTGGACATGTACCAAGTGGCCCCCAACATGGTGGCCATGTACCAAGTGGCCCCCAACATGGTGGACATGTACCAAGTGGCCCCCAACATGGTGGCCATGTACCAAGTGGCCCCCAACATGGTGGACATGTACCAAGTGGCCCCCAACATGTTGGCCATGTACCAAGTGGCCCCCAACATGGTGGACATGTACCAAGTGGCCCCCAACATGGTGGCCATGTACCAAGTGGCCCCCAACATGGTGGACATGTACCAAGTGGCCCCCAACATGGTGGCCATGTATCAAGTGGCCCCCAACATGGTGGACATGTACCAAGTGGCCCCTAACATGGTGGACATGTACCAAGTGGCCCCCAACATGGTGGACATGTACCAAGTGGCCCCCAACATGGTGGCCATGTACCAAGTGGCCCCCCAACATGGTGGCCATGTACCAAGTGGCCCCCCAACATGGTGGCCATGTACCACGTGGCCCCCAACATGGTGGCCATGTACCACATGGCCCCCCAACATGGTGGCTATGTACCACATGGCCCCCCAACATGGTGACCATGTACCAAGTGGACCCCCCAACATAGTGACCATGTACCAAGTGACTCCCAACATAGTGAACATGTACCAAGTGGACCCCCACATTGTAACAGACTGTTTTGTTGTAAAAATTACTTATTATAGATCTGTCATAAGCATTACATGGGACCACGTGGTCTTGACAAGTGGGAATCTGAGAAGAGTTTACCTGACTCTGGAGAGAAAGGTCATCCCTCCAGGGATTAAAGGGATTAGCGAGCAGGCAGAAACAACAAGGGCTGGCTCTCTGTATTAA